attataatagcAAAATTATATCACATCTATATATCTAACGCTATAAACTCGTACAAAGATATGAGCtgtgtaaatattacaaacttgGTCCTATTTTTGTCGGTAACTACAGAATCAGTCCACTTCGGAATGAAGACTCGAGTGTTAGATTAAGATATGTATTGTGGTTgtcgttttttaatatacaagcAGTCGTTTGTCATGCCAAAGTGGACTCAGTGGATGTGAGTTTAATGtcgaatattgaaaaaaaccATGGCATCCGTGTAGCTCAGCGTCTGGTTCGTCACGACATCAAATAACGCAATGTTTAAGGTAACAAGCTCTTGGATCGAGTCTGGCGTGCGAGCCTCCCCACCGTACATTACCGACGTGCGTCATTGAATACATCCGATAATCttttaaagcaatataaaacatgtaatttatactatattattattatttttaaattcaatcttGGTGTTTTACCGCAAGTCGCGAGGAGGTAGCTTTATAGATTAGGATCCGACCGGAGAACTATTCGCCCGGGTCCCCAGCCGGAGGTATGTCTAATCGAATATCTATACGAGTCCCGACATGGCACAGCGAGCGCTGGCGCCCACCGAACAGGACTCATAACTTTAAACTTAGACTATGAAGGCCCACAACAAACACCGTCCCACTATCCTACCGACCCGCCAATATCAAGACTACAACACCGCACACCAACCGAAATTAACGTTCTATAAAATAACGAAACGGTGCTGAATACTAGGAAGGTATGAAGAAATAACACAAGCGATATCATAGGGTCGTCACACGCGGAGCACAACCTTAACACTACGCATAATTcgtatagtaaaattattgcatGGGTCCCGCCCGCGTCACCCGCACGCCGCGAGGGTCGGGGGGAGGCATCAGGACGGGGCGCGGACTGTTGGACGGCGGGCGAGTGACGCGGGCGgcgctttatattaaaatcatgcaAAAATACCTTTCATATAATCATTTCACACGTTATTTACACTATACTACTGGACATCACTGAAGCCGGGCATCTGACAGCTGTCAAGCGCGAGACCGCGAACGCCCCGAGCATTGTGCTGTCAAACCTAACTGACAGCTGTCACTGCCACATCGACCCGCGGGATCTAGGTTCGGACCTGGCAACATTATAACCGAATACTCTTACGTCTctctatacataaatttacagGACCTTAAGGAAGCGTTACGTAATCTTTTCgatattaatttgtacaattgtatattatatagcgTGTGTTCCCCGAGCAAGGAAACACACGgcctgtatatataaaattgaccCGACTCTACGTCACTAtatacgttaaaaatatataaatatatatataacacatctATTTCAAACAGACCTATACATGCTATCATATAGTTGTATCACCGCATACATAAGCCGAGACTTTATGATAAATCCGAAAGCGAAAAGACGTCGGAAACAAAATGAAAggaaataagataaaaatgaaaagaaacaaaaatgttaaattagcagtgcatttaataaaataaaaacgactGAGCATAATGAGGCGGATGTAGCGCGCCCGGCGAGGCTGGGCTTGGATTAGTCGCTGGACAGGAGAAGCACCCAAGCGCACCGCGGACGCTCTAAATACAATACAGTTACACAGTCCTTTGGTCTGGCTGGCGTAAGCTATGACAGTTGGCTGCGTTCAAAGTGACCTCTGTCAGCCTGACAGCTGTCAGTCTGACAGACGCCAGCTTGACAGCTGGCAGTGGCGTGCCACAGTCGCCGCCAACGGGATGCGATTAacagatacaaaataaaaaaaaaaacaaagctcGTTACATAATTTCCGTTTCTGGTTATCCTAGGGcttaaaagaaacaataatCATAAGTGACAAATCAAAaccattataaaacttaacgTATATGCGATAAGGCACAATTTCAAAGAACAAATTGAACTAACGACCACGCGTTTGTATATCTGtggaagaaaattaataataataatgataataataataataataatacctaaGACTGAAAAGaaacatatttgtaaaatttattgcattttcaaattagttaagataataaaaacgagCGAGCCGTAAAGAGTTGAGCTTCgatggattaaaaaaaaaaaacaagaaaaatccTAAGTTAACACGCTAACTGTGGAATCTTAgtaacagtttaaaataaaatgatgttaatttaactaaacaaTAGTCGAATATAGAGAGGAGCTAAGTACAAATAACAGAGCTCTCGAGGGATTTCAGAGATAGTTCTACATGAGCCGTTTAGTATAGGATCCAACTTATTCTCACTGGTGgtgacaattatatatatatatatatatatataattttaattaagtaaatgaaaatttgcaaagttaattatcaaaataatttcggAAAACATTCAGAGCTATCACAACCAGCGGATAAACATGAGACAGAGTATAaaactaacatatatatatataaatgacaaatggcacagagtaaaaaaaaaatgacaaaacaaatttaacgCACTATTCTTCCAATGTGTATCTAACTAAGCTATGGAAGCCACATCGAGACCTCCCCTCACCCCCCTATGAAATAAACTGTCCCTATATATTGCTTTTAGACtatttacattcattatatCTCCTTAACAATATtgacttcattatttttcataaatgacAGCTAAACGACAATGGACCCTATGTTGTTGGTATTAAGAACaattacactttaaaaaaaataatatatatatgtattgtaaccATGGTTGCAATCAAACAGCTAGCCTAGACgtaacatacatattattgcTTTAGATGTGGGAGAGGGCGCCTGTGTCGCGGGTTAGGGGATGTTCTGAGGATATCAGAGATAATACCCTCGTGGTGTCCCGCTCTGTGAATGCGACCTTACATCGGACCTCTCCCCGAACACATCATCGCGACCGCACAACAACACAACGGAACAAAAAAAGCGAAACAATCTATAAAGTGAAATGCATGCTGTAGAAATATAACGCGACATTTGATCAACGGGATCGATGTAATAATAAGAAAGTAACATAGTAATAAATCGACCTCACGCgcaactaaaattaatactatcaACTAACCCCCCATACACGTCCGTCCGACGCGGCGTCTCGGCGCCGACTGAGCTCGAGACGGCCCGCTCCACTATTTATACACTCGCACTCGGACCGTTAGGGTCGCACACAACTAAGGCCGCCGCACATACACTTAACACTTAACCATTACGGGATGTTACGGGTAACTTTGAAACTATATCGTAGCAAACTAATAATAACAGCTGATGATAGCACTCCGCCGGGGCTTACATTGGAATATAGACTTTGTGTTGATAGTTATAGAGTCGATACAGCGAAGTGTGTTTACAGCTATACTAGGACATCGGTGATTGTACACTAACGAAATACACAAATCCGAAGCGGTGATCATAGACGACTGCCGCCCTTACTGCTTGCACAATAAGGACGATTTTGGTGGAGTCACTCCGAGTTGGTGAAGTACTCCGACGCGTTCCCGCGGCATATGGGACACGTTCGATTTGACTGGAATACATACGTATTGTTACATACGAGTTCAtgtattaagaattttgtttCTCTATATAATGActtgcgtgtgtgtgtgcgcgtgtgtgcgtgcgtgtgtgtgttatTGGAAATATATAGCTGGACATACTggtattgtatatatgtatgtgtgtatgtatctTGATACTGACACAGAGATGAACAGATCTTACGCTTTTTATGtgtgatttaaaaactataaaaccaATATAAGGATCAAACATTAATTTGCATCAACTTGAAACTGGGACCAATGGTATGTGTTTACAGTCACCTCGCACACTGAGCTATTGTGTCcctagtgtgtgtgtgtatgtgtttgtgtgtatatgtgtgtgtgtgtgtgtgtgtgtgtgtgtttatacTCACCCGAAGCCACTTATCAACACACTTAGCGTGGAACTCATGGGCGCAAGGCAGCACGCGGAGCGTCTGCCGGGCCTCGAACTCACACATGCACACCACGCACGAGGTCTGCTCACCTGATACGATAAACATGcacatatacataaatgtgGTTCCGTATACCTTATTCATGAATTTTTTTCATGTCCTTTTTGGTAATTTCGCTAGATTTCCAACCGTACAGCActgaatatttgattaaaggCCTCGTAAATCATAGTCTCTTTAAAATCCCTTCAGCCGTTTCATAGTTATCACAGTcacttgataaaattaatgtgtaaAGGAAACTAATTGTgatacacattttaatattctgagAGTCAGCTACGCGGACGACAGATGTCGCTAGTTGAGTCGCATAATGACAGTATCCATATGCATATATACCCTGGTGAGTTTGTTCAGAGTATTTGTATGAAGGCAGTAGGTCTATCTCGTGTCTGGCGAGCCCCCGGGGCTTCGCCTCTCCCAGGCGCTCCGCCAGCGACAGCAGCGCCTCGTAGTTCTCCGTCTCCGGGGAGTCCCCGGCCTCGTCCCGGGCCTCCGCGTACGGTGACAGCGGGAACATTGCCAACAGATTTAGGAACACCTGAaggaagaaatattttttttgttcttataaAAGTTACGACGATAGtttcttgaaataataaaaaaaaaaaacattatcaagtatcctaaaatgtgtttttataaactgGATTTAGGAAAGAAAACCATTGGTCTAGAGTCTAGACTGACATGAGTCTATAATATGGATGTTATACCATATACCAGACCAATACCGATTCACGTACATCCTTGAAGTTAGGAAGGATTCCAGTCTAAATTACCTGATATGCTGACATTTATCAAGATcctcgttttaattatttgtatacgCGTGTAGGGGTCATCGTTACCTGGTAAGTGGGGGGCGGCGGTGGCAGTGACAGTGGCGACGCTACGTGCAGCTGAGCGGGGAGCGTCGCTTGGACCAGACCTCCACCACCCTGACGGAAGACAGAACATTATATGATATACATACAGAGGGATGAGGAAATCATAACCGGAGTACACAAAGTGTTTATATACAGCTATGTAtacgagacgaaacctctcatcattccatggattcaccgtgcgggtgccgggtccatcgtagcagggagaggagcttcaacagtgcctgggactaaaccagatgtaggtttaaggggctccTATCTAACGTTAAaggctcacctccaccgtccaagctcctctctctacctaaccaaatttgaaacgaccctgctagggctgccttgaagtacgttctaagaataaattgatgttagttcagGACAGGCCCAAGTTTTTTTGTAGGTCATAGAGAGACTTGGCTGTTATACCCCTCTCTCTTCTACCgcatacaaatttacaatgaacctattcttagggagttcgttagtgagctcctaatacttgttgaccttgatggcattgtctttggggatgttggtttgcAGAGGaacgaataaaaatgaataataaacacGAGCAGGTATCGAACTTGTGATTTCAGAGTTGAAGTCGGTGTAACAACTGCGCTACAGTGTCCTTATACTGATCAATATagacattgaaatattattcttctttCTACGAAACAAAAAGAGAAAGATACAGAAAGAGACAAGTAGAACTGCTATATACCTGGTGTATGTGATGCACGGTGTGAGGATGGGCGGCCCAGCGCGGAGCTGCACGGACGTACGGCCGGGCTGCTCGTGAACCGGCGCCCACCACGCCTACACCGACACCGACGCCCACGCCCACGCCACCGCCGACGCCCACGCCGCCACCACTACGACGCtgcaaacattattttgactGTAGAAATGCTCTCGGTATACACCCACTTAGTTTCATGATCCACAGAAATTCTTACATGGTGGTGATGTGATAGCGCGTGTCTCGCGTGATGAGGTGCCATCAGCTCCAACGGAGCACCCCGCGcctgtaaacaaaaataaacattccaTGGACATGTCTATTGGGTCGCAGAAAACTGTCGTTACTTATGGACCTATCccttgaacaaaaaaattaataagtgtTCGACAAGGACTTTTATTggactaattttatttctcatatacGTAAGTGACAATATATCTTAGCGCACCTCGGTGGCGAGTAACAGGGGCGCGTGGTGGAGATCAGCTGTCGGCTGCAGCGGAGAAAGTCCACCTTCACCGCTACCCAACATTTCCAGACGACCTCCTTCCGAACGCTGggcaaaacaaaatttcaacgttgaaataaatgtaatattttttttttgtatttactacGCGTGTATAAACATCACGAGTTTCTCGTctcgcctgcccgtgatcacggtcgctgcgGAGTAACCGACACGTCGGGTGTAtgtcgttaaaaataattacaaacgcGCAGTGAATacgaaaaatatcagttttatttcaaatttgacACTCACTCAAATCTTAGATGTAGTCAAAACTTCAACGTTACTATACATCAAGTGATTTGACGCGTATGTACCTGTGAGTTGGTGATGTAGTGCGGGTGAGGATGAGGGGGGGAGGCGAAGGGTCCTCGTGGGGGCGGCGCCGGCGCGAAGCTCCCGTGGTACTGCAGCCCCGCGTACACGCCGCCCATCTATATTGATTCATACGTTAAATCGCATCATATCAATCACACTGGCGTCTTAATAAGCCAAGTTTTTTTGTTCATCAACAACAGGACTTCAGCAACCTTCACCTGATAAATTCGCTTGATGGTAAGAGAGATCTCTTTgtgattattacaaaaaaaataattactctcAGACCGTTAATCAGTATCGACAGCTAATTGAGGCATTTTACTATACGAAGCTAACAAGATTTTTGTctcgtttttaaataaaattgtgacGGACGATTTAtagattaattcaaataatttacatatatatatatataatcaatgtAAGATCAGAATAAATGAGAAATAcgacaatgaaataaaagaaaaggctaccatattaatttatatataattaatggaaGCTGAGATTTGAACGAGATAAAAATCTGTGAAGCTGAACATTCGGTTCATCGCAACAGCGAGCCGGTGTTAATAACCCGCAACCTTCACGCGACGaatttaaacgaaacaaaaaaagaaaaaaaaattgttaaaatttccaCATACATCGAAAACATCGTAGAAAACAGCCAAATCTAATGAAAGCGACcaaccaaatattttaaaatccacCTTAACGGAAGACTACCAGTTAAAAAGCTCGAGCTGCCAGCGACAGAGAACTTTGTGATCACAGACAGAACGGTCGACGGTCCAAAGCACTAAAAGCTACCCGACAAATCGACAATTAAAACTCAGATCATTTCACATTGAACATTCTTCAAAAAAATCGCTCCATGCTATGACGAACACATATGATTAgtataacagataaaaaatatttggaagaTCGCAATCAGAGGGGACtaagtgaattaaaattgttcaaaacataggtaattttttttgtatatatgtatataaatgcaTAAAAAGTGacataatactaaataatttcatcCCAGATCTATGAGTTAGTTGAAACTACCCTCATTTCGATGATTAGATATCACGAAGCGTATAGAGCAGTGAAGCAGAACATACCTAGCGGTTACTGAAGAATTATATTCCTCTCTGTACcagtatttacaaaatatgttgcatgcttaaatttttaagtcgccataatattaaaaaaaaaaaaaaaaatggcagaGTTTCCGATCAAATCTCATTATAGCGTCAAATGATAAACAAGAACAATCGAACATCGATGGATTAACCTTAGCGACTGTAGACGTTTCATTTTAACTGCTCTGTTTAACTGCAACCTGTTCGGTTGTAGCCAGTCACGTGACCAAGGGCGAGAGCACCACAGACAATGTAAAACGTCTACTGTCAACAACACCTACGTCATCAAGCAACTGTGCAGGACGGAtgtaaaatttgatatataataataaggtaTCAAAGACGTAATAGTGATGCACTTCACTATGCAGCCTACCGCCACCTCTAAAACACACTGCGCCTAGCAGCAGCTCACAAAAACAAACCATACGCCTGGctcattaaagaaaaataataataaacaaacaaagacAAACATTCCAAACTGATTATACCCTCATTTTGTTCGCTATCAAAGCCGTTGGGgtataatttagtttacaaTGCCCTGGGCCACTCTCACATGAGACAAGCTTCTTATAACTAGCATGACAGGTGCTTATAGGGCGGACGTGTAGATAATACAGATCGCGGATGAAGGACGTGACATACAAGTCCCCAGCATACTTGCTCGAGTATATCTATCTACACACTAATATCATccaaataaacaaagaaataaatacgaggtgatagaaaatataatgcatTCATATAGATGACATGTTGACCGGAAGTCAATCACGAGTCGTGGAAGGATGCGAGGGTAATGATAAGCGTGATCGGGTTAACAGGAGGGTGGACTATCAAAAGCTGTGTCAAACGGAAGTAAGGTAGGTGAATGTAGATAGATACACGGGGAAGCGAGTGTGCGGACGGACGGATAAGTagacacaaacaaaaaaattatatattagtgaGCCCGCTCCCTCATCTcaccttaatatatatatatgtatatatataatcgaaTGCTTAACGACATTAAGTGTATATTGTCGATAAACTTCCGGTACATTAGAAAGTATTCTTACAAAGAACGAGCGTAGAATGCGAAGTACGGCCGGCGACAGAGGTGATAAGTGCAGCACTGTGTCGCTGACCGTAACGGCTGTCGCCGCAAGCTTACATTATAAAAGcgacatttacaattataacattattaaaactagtACCCTCCTCACCGCAAGTTACCATTATCACAGAACATAATAATCTGGGCATGCATATCACTCCGTGCTAGAGTTGACGTGTGTACATATTGCTATCGAGACATTGAAT
This sequence is a window from Danaus plexippus chromosome 29 unlocalized genomic scaffold, MEX_DaPlex mxdp_36, whole genome shotgun sequence. Protein-coding genes within it:
- the LOC116776918 gene encoding E3 ubiquitin-protein ligase Arkadia-like isoform X3, which translates into the protein MSQGGSRRPYSRGGPRWHPRYKDYWDYEQNYSDGSSAGSPKEACVAQSPPPVPAKRHPHHHHEQRRLSVGGGAGGSRRAERRAAGPSNRRTELRVSPGAGAGTSAESPHLHHTAHHHHMDTNPLEGSAPLEAVVGASAGSSDELSSKPGDSPTRKRRRISRHLSTGESNVTVAAPPVERRTPRHHYQPPRRVRYVSGNGAGVWHERLLDQHAAHPSHPHPAHPAHPAHPAHPAHPAHLSHAHHTPLLLDINQMSLRGARLSALGGGVGWGHHAPHHAPHHAPHQHQHHREHPTRTQMGGVYAGLQYHGSFAPAPPPRGPFASPPHPHPHYITNSQRSEGGRLEMLGSGEGGLSPLQPTADLHHAPLLLATEARGAPLELMAPHHARHALSHHHHRRSGGGVGVGGGVGVGVGVGVGVVGAGSRAARPYVRAAPRWAAHPHTVHHIHQGGGGLVQATLPAQLHVASPLSLPPPPPTYQVFLNLLAMFPLSPYAEARDEAGDSPETENYEALLSLAERLGEAKPRGLARHEIDLLPSYKYSEQTHQGEQTSCVVCMCEFEARQTLRVLPCAHEFHAKCVDKWLRSNRTCPICRGNASEYFTNSE
- the LOC116776918 gene encoding E3 ubiquitin-protein ligase Arkadia-like isoform X2, which translates into the protein MSQGGSRRPYSRGGPRWHPRYKDYWDYEQNYSDGSSAGSPKEACVAQSPPPVPAKRHPHHHHEQRRLSVELRVSPGAGAGTSAESPHLHHTAHHHHMDTNPLEGSAPLEAVVGASAGSSDELSSKPGDSPTRKRRRISRHLSTGESNVTVAAPPVERRTPRHHYQPPRRVRYVSGNGAGVWHERLLDQHAAHPSHPHPAHPAHPAHPAHPAHPAHLSHAHHTPLLLDINQMSLRGARLSALGGGVGWGHHAPHHAPHHAPHQHQHHREHPTRTQVAGVAAGELWPAVLPALPHAHLRYQMGGVYAGLQYHGSFAPAPPPRGPFASPPHPHPHYITNSQRSEGGRLEMLGSGEGGLSPLQPTADLHHAPLLLATEARGAPLELMAPHHARHALSHHHHRRSGGGVGVGGGVGVGVGVGVGVVGAGSRAARPYVRAAPRWAAHPHTVHHIHQGGGGLVQATLPAQLHVASPLSLPPPPPTYQVFLNLLAMFPLSPYAEARDEAGDSPETENYEALLSLAERLGEAKPRGLARHEIDLLPSYKYSEQTHQGEQTSCVVCMCEFEARQTLRVLPCAHEFHAKCVDKWLRSNRTCPICRGNASEYFTNSE